CATTGTGCTGCAAGTTTACCATACGATATGGTTTTGCCAGGTTGCATCAAAAGTAATTCCTTCAAAACTTTTTGCTCATTATATGTGTAGAGGGATAAATCACATTGTGGAGGTTGTACAAATATCTTTCTTTCATACTGCTTAAAATACTGTATTGCTTCTTTGATTACAGGCGTTAAACCCTTATGAGCTGAATTGATTATACTTTTCCATAGATCTTTTTCACAGTAACTATCGAACATAATTGCTTTAATTGTTTCTTTACTCCCAAAAATATATATCCTGAAATCAAAAAACGTAACAGATTCATACAGTGAATATTTCAAGTACGTATAGAATTCCAGGTTACTACGCATGGTCAGCCTCCAGCTAATATTTTTTCACTGGTCAGCTTATCATTATGCAGTTGCTCCTTAAGTTCAGTAACAGAACCAAACCGCTTCTCATCACGAATGCGTTCAATAAAAAACACCTCAAGGGTTTGGCCATAAATATCTGCATCAAAATCAAATATATGAACTTCAATTGTTCGTTCAGTGTTTTCAAATGTTGGGTTGGTACCAATGTTAAGCATACCATGATACAGCTTGCCTTTGGTGTATACCTTTACTGCATACACTCCATCCTTTGGAATTATCTTATCGGGATCATCAGGGAAAATGTTGGCTGTAGGATATCCTAAAAGCCGCCCCCGCATCTGCCCTTTGACCACGGTACCGCGTAAGGTATAGGGTCTCCCCAAAAGCATATTTGCCAGTCCAATGTTTCCATCCTCAATCTCGGTGCGTATCCATGATGAAGATACCGGGCGCGACTGTACACAAACCGGTTCAACACGCTCAACTATAAACCCTTCACGTAATGCCAACCCTTTTAAAAATTCAAAATCTCCCTGCCTTCCTTTCCCAAACGCATGATCATATCCTACCACAATATGTGCTTTCCCTATATGGTAAAAAACAATCTTATATAAAAATTCCTCTGCTGTTAGAGCTGCAATCTCATGGGTAAAGGGCATCATGACAATATTGCTGATACCAGCCTGTTCAATTGCATGGATTTTTTCAACAGCTGTTGTCAATATCTTGGGTGGCGTGTGTGGTGTTAAAAGTTTCCGGGGGTGTTCACTGAATGTAAAGACTATCGCTTCCCCGTTTAATGACTGCGCAAGTTCCAGCATACGGTCAAATATAGCCCTGTGCCCGCTATGAACTCCATCAAAACTTCCTATGGTAATTACAGGATTTTTAAAAACTTCATCACGCTCAGATACGTTATACAGTACCGTCATAATGACCTATCCTCTCCTGAAGTAGCCACGCATCATATAGCACCAGAGCAACCATTGCCTCAACAACCGGAATAATTCGGGGCACAATACAGGGATCGTGCCTGCCCTTAACCACCACATCAACGGTATTCCCGTATATAT
Above is a window of Spirochaetota bacterium DNA encoding:
- a CDS encoding MGMT family protein, with amino-acid sequence MRSNLEFYTYLKYSLYESVTFFDFRIYIFGSKETIKAIMFDSYCEKDLWKSIINSAHKGLTPVIKEAIQYFKQYERKIFVQPPQCDLSLYTYNEQKVLKELLLMQPGKTISYGKLAAQCGFQGGARFVGNVMAKNMFPVMYPCHRVIRSDGDIGNYSGGIGIKEFLLEWEKDN
- a CDS encoding bifunctional riboflavin kinase/FAD synthetase; amino-acid sequence: MTVLYNVSERDEVFKNPVITIGSFDGVHSGHRAIFDRMLELAQSLNGEAIVFTFSEHPRKLLTPHTPPKILTTAVEKIHAIEQAGISNIVMMPFTHEIAALTAEEFLYKIVFYHIGKAHIVVGYDHAFGKGRQGDFEFLKGLALREGFIVERVEPVCVQSRPVSSSWIRTEIEDGNIGLANMLLGRPYTLRGTVVKGQMRGRLLGYPTANIFPDDPDKIIPKDGVYAVKVYTKGKLYHGMLNIGTNPTFENTERTIEVHIFDFDADIYGQTLEVFFIERIRDEKRFGSVTELKEQLHNDKLTSEKILAGG